In Bogoriella caseilytica, the genomic window TGTCATGCGCGCCGGCGACCATCGACCTGTCTGGAGCCGAGATCGAGCTGGTCTCGCTGGTCGCGCGGGAGAACAGACTGCGCAACGCCGTACGGTTTCACGTGGAACAACAGCGGGAAGCCGGCCTGCCACTCGACTACGTCGTCATCGATTGCCCGCCGAGTCTCGGCCTGCTCACAATCAACGCCTTCGTCGCTGCACGCGAGGTCCTGATTCCCATCCAGTGTGAGTACTACGCGCTGGAGGGGTTGAGCCAGCTCCTCAAGAACATCGATCTCGTCCGTGGACACCTCAACCCCGACCTCCATGTCTCCACGATCCTGCTCACGATGTTCGACAAGCGCACCAACCTGGCCCGAGAGGTGGCCGAGGAGGTTCGGGAGCACTTCGCGGAACAGACGCTGGCCACCGCAATCCCCCGGTCAGTGCGCATCTCCGAAGCGCCCTCCTACGGGCAGACGGTCCTGACTTACGACGCTGGTTCTACCGGCGCACTCGCCTATCTGGAAGCGGCGAGGGAACTTGCCGCTCGAGCCACAAGGAGCGGCCATGAGTGACAAGCGACGCGGACTGGGACGGGGCATCGGAGCACTGATCCCTAGCGGGCCGGACGCAGATCGGCCGAAGTCCAAAGAGAGTGCGGTCCGGCGCCCGACGGACTTCTTCTTCGAGGCTAGTGCGACCGAGCCTGCTGACGGATCGGCCGATGGTTCCACGTGGAACGACGGAGACCTGGCACCCGTGCCCGGGGCACGGTTCGCCGAGATCCCGGTCTCGGAGATCGTGGCGAACCGGCGTCAGCCCCGCCAGGTCTTCGACGAGGACGACCTCGAGGAGCTCACGTCCTCCATCCGGGAGATCGGGGTGCTCCAACCCATCGTTGTCCGGGAACGACCGGATGAGGATGCTGGTTACGAGCTCATCATGGGCGAACGCCGCTGGCGGGCGAGCCAGGCGGCCAGCAGGGACACCATTCCCGCAGTGATCCGCTCCACCGCGGATGGCGATCTGCTCCGCGATGCCTTGCTGGAAAACCTGCACCGGGCGGACCTGAATCCCCTCGAGGAGGCCTCCGCCTACCAGCAACTGCTGGACGATTTCGGGTGCACGCACGAGGAGCTAGCCTCTCGGATCGCCCGCTCGCGACCTCAGATCTCGAACACCCTGCGGCTGCTCAAACTCCCGCCCCTCGTGCAGCGCCGCGTGGCCGCCGGCGTGCTCTCGGCTGGGCATGCGCGGGCCTTGCTGGGCCTGACAGACTCCGCCGCCATGGAGCGGCTCGCGCAGCGCATCGTTGCCGAAGGGCTCAGCGTGCGCGCCACGGAAGAGATCGTTGCGCTGGGGGAGGAGCCGGATACGCCTGAGATGCGACGTCGTCCCCGCCGGGGCGCCCACACGGAGATGCTCGATGAGCTCGCCAGCCGCTTGTCCGATCGCTTCGACACGCGGGTGAAGATCAACCTCGGTCAGCGCAAAGGCAAGATTGCTATTGACTTCGCCTCGGTGGACGACCTCAACCGCATCCTGGATGTGCTCGCCCCCGAAGAGACCGGCATCAGTACCGAACGGTGATCCCACCTGGGAGCATCGAACTGATGTTCGATTCTCCCAGGTCTCTCAGGGGCTTAACCCTGTGCTGCCGTGCGGACGAGGTCGAGGTAGATCTCGTTCAGATCGCGCTGATCGGCGATGGCCGCCTGGGGGAAGAGCGAGGTCTCCGTCATCCCCGGCGCCACATTCACGTCAATCAGCCACGCGGTGCCGGCGGCGTCGACTATGGCGTCGGTGCGTGACAGGTGGCGAAGCCCGAGCGCCTCGTGGGCTGCCACGGCGAGTGAGTGCGCGGCCGCCAGGCGGGCCTCATCCAGGCGCGCCGGGGTGAAGAACTGACTTCGGCCCGGGTTGTACCGGGCGTCGAAGTCGTAGGCGCCATCGGTCTCGATCTCGACTGCGGGCAGCGCCCGTGCCGAGCCCTCCACGTCGATCACCGACACGGCCACCTCGGTGCCGCTCACGTAACGTTCCAGCAGGGCCACCTCGCCGTAGGCGAAGCAGTGCACCATCGCGTCGGGTAGCTCAGCGGCAGACTCAACCAAGGTCACGCCCAGAGCCGACCCACCACCGGCGGGCTTGACCACCAGCGGGAGCCCGAGGCGCTTTTCCACAGCTTCCAGTACTGCTCGGGCACCGACCTCCCGGAAGACCGACTGCGGCAGTGCGGCGTGTTCCGGCGTGGCGAGCCCTGCTCGAGTGGCGAGGGCCTTGGCTACGGGCTTGTCCGAAGCCAGACGACTCGCCCCTGCGGTGGAGCCCACGTAGGGCAGGCCGGTGAGGTCCAGCAGGTTCTGCAGGGACCCGTCCTCACCCGTGGAGCCGTGCACCAGTGGCCAGACCACGTCCGGCTGCATCTCGGTCAGGTGGGGCAACAACCGGGAGTCGACGTCGAGCACGTGGACCTCGCAGCCTTCGTCACGCAGCACGCCGGCCACCCGGCGGCCCGAGCGGACCGAGACGTCGCGTTCATGCGTGAGTCCACCGGCCAGGATGGCAACCGTGAACTCCTGCCGCCCTCCGCGGCGCGAACTCGTCGAGCCGGTCCCGCGGAC contains:
- a CDS encoding ParB/RepB/Spo0J family partition protein, with the protein product MSDKRRGLGRGIGALIPSGPDADRPKSKESAVRRPTDFFFEASATEPADGSADGSTWNDGDLAPVPGARFAEIPVSEIVANRRQPRQVFDEDDLEELTSSIREIGVLQPIVVRERPDEDAGYELIMGERRWRASQAASRDTIPAVIRSTADGDLLRDALLENLHRADLNPLEEASAYQQLLDDFGCTHEELASRIARSRPQISNTLRLLKLPPLVQRRVAAGVLSAGHARALLGLTDSAAMERLAQRIVAEGLSVRATEEIVALGEEPDTPEMRRRPRRGAHTEMLDELASRLSDRFDTRVKINLGQRKGKIAIDFASVDDLNRILDVLAPEETGISTER
- a CDS encoding ParA family protein; the encoded protein is MADESTPLAAQLAEDARRRIALRGARFDKPKTTRVIAVANQKGGVGKTTTAVNLAAALAKGGLRVLVIDNDPQGNASTALGIEHRAGTPSIYDAIIEEAPLGDIVQQSDVINGLSCAPATIDLSGAEIELVSLVARENRLRNAVRFHVEQQREAGLPLDYVVIDCPPSLGLLTINAFVAAREVLIPIQCEYYALEGLSQLLKNIDLVRGHLNPDLHVSTILLTMFDKRTNLAREVAEEVREHFAEQTLATAIPRSVRISEAPSYGQTVLTYDAGSTGALAYLEAARELAARATRSGHE
- a CDS encoding D-alanine--D-alanine ligase family protein, which translates into the protein MTEHTGNDVRKDARAEPGVRGTGSTSSRRGGRQEFTVAILAGGLTHERDVSVRSGRRVAGVLRDEGCEVHVLDVDSRLLPHLTEMQPDVVWPLVHGSTGEDGSLQNLLDLTGLPYVGSTAGASRLASDKPVAKALATRAGLATPEHAALPQSVFREVGARAVLEAVEKRLGLPLVVKPAGGGSALGVTLVESAAELPDAMVHCFAYGEVALLERYVSGTEVAVSVIDVEGSARALPAVEIETDGAYDFDARYNPGRSQFFTPARLDEARLAAAHSLAVAAHEALGLRHLSRTDAIVDAAGTAWLIDVNVAPGMTETSLFPQAAIADQRDLNEIYLDLVRTAAQG